DNA sequence from the Cucumis melo cultivar AY chromosome 6, USDA_Cmelo_AY_1.0, whole genome shotgun sequence genome:
ACACAAGAAGAGATGCTGAGTTAACAACTAGCTCTTAAAACCCACTGGCTCACTCTCCAACAACATCAACACCCCTAAGAAaacttattatttttctctaaaattgaCGGTTCATTCTTCATTGCATACAATCCCCAAATGCACAAAGTACAGTGTGTGAAATTATGAAAGAGGGAttcagagaaaaaaaaaaaaaaaggctattTAGTGAAGAGGATTATAGGCTGCAAAAATCATAGTGTGTGATATGTTTCATATTTTATAGAGATATATGTTGACATAATTCATAATGCTCAGTGATGCTCAGATTAAGTTTCTTCTGATAAAGATATTGATATCTAAACACTCTGACACACTCAGTTTGTACACATAAAAAGTACTATACCGATCTTTAACTCATTCTCTCTgcataaaacaaatcaaagatATGCATATTAgtcctagtttttttttttttaattttattttatttaaactgTCCAAAACTTTTTTCATTCTCTTCACATCTTattcaaacaaacaaatagataatatccatatatatatatatattaattccTAGATATTTGATTAAATCTTCATGAACTTAAAAGAAATTTAGAGTCTTCATCTACTTGAGCTGCAAAGTATCAAGTTATATGTTTGAGTTTGGGATATTAAGTAATAAAACGAAGTTAAATAAGTGtacaaacaagagaaagaagaaaCGATGAAAATTTTCGATGAATGTTCAAACATTGATAATATACAATTTAGTTATTATTTAACGTCGAGTTATGTTTTGTTATCGGTGGACCAAACATCCATAAGATATCTTTTTTAATACCACTTCTACTTATAAgcttcttttattttgttatccactttttattaatattataaaaaatttgaCTAAAATTAGGGGATTAAGAATAGCAGTTTTCAAAATATTGCCTTTGTTTTCAAAATCTCACTTAAGAATTCTAAGTGTTTGTTTCTATGAGAACATATATAATAGAACATCTGAGAAATATCAAACtaatataatcttttttttaaaaaaagaaaaactaataaAGTTTGTTATCCTACTAAAACAAACATTCTTATTAATTGAgaagaaagaatgaaattggTGTGGGAAATGCAAACAAAGCATTACATATTGGATAAGTTATAAAGAGAAAAACCATTGATATATAAATGAGAATAATCATTTTGATTAGAACCAAAAGTAAAGTAGatgataataaatataattttattagaCATATTTGGACAAAATATAGTGCTTAACAATTGCAAAAATTTGAACACGATCTTTTGCTTTGAAATGTTCATGTTAAATCATcactaaattaaaaaagaaaatttcaaagattatgataattaattttagttataTTGATAAGTTTGAAGCTTTGTATATGAATTAGTTTGGTAAGCCAGACAAAACAtagatatatatgtataaagaCATAAAACATGGAATAACTAAATACAATATGGGATTTAAAATCagcataaaaagaaaaacaagtaaCCTTATGGAAAATGCTATCGAACACTTTCAGTTCCATTTTTCTTACAATATTGTCTTATAATGAAACATAGAATGAAAACTAAAGAAACAGGTAAATTTGGATTAAAATTATATGAGAAAACTACTTAATATGCAAATTTATTATTCCCTTACGCATGATAGAAATGTTGTGGTCTGATCTATACCTTCAGGGGAAGGCAGTGAAATGATGCAAATCCTCCCAACCCTCAACTCCAATATTGTGATCatcattactattattattattccacCCACCACGCACATCATCAATTGTTCTCGATGCTCCGTTGTTTGGGGCACTTAGTTGAGTTGGAAACGACCATTGATCAGTAGTAGTCGTAGTCGTTATAGTAGTCGAAGTAGTCGGTGAATCTTGATGATGTAGATTGTGAAACAAAATAGGTTGAAAAAAGTTGTGATTTTGAACCTTGTTTTgtggttgttgttgttgttgttcatTATCTCCAAGAATCATAGCCAAACGTTGTTGTTGTAATTTCCAATGAAGGTCTTGGTTTAAAGAGCTCAAAGATTCAATTGAAGATGCAAGAGACAAACAAGAACCTCCTCCTCCTCCAATGCCACCAAAATCAACAGAGGGCGGCGGTACTGGCGGTGGCGGGATTATTCCGGTGAAGAATTTAGcggaggaagatgaagaagaagaagattttaGCTTCTTGGTTTTTCGACAACCGCCGCCGATAGGGACATTTCTTAACGCTCCACCTTTAGTCCAATATCTCCGGCAAGTCTTGCAAAAATGGCGAGGCTGTGTGAGACTATAGTTATTGTAATAGCAAAATTTGGTGTTGGTGGAATCACATCTTGGACACTTTATACCTCCTAATAGTTCTTCTTCACAATTATctccatttttgttttcttttcttcttccagTTGATGATTTTTGCCTTATTTCTTCTTCCAATGAGTTCTTCATTATTGTTCTTTGCTGCAAGAACAATATAATACACTGTCAATAATAATATGAGGAGATGATagaatagagagagagagagagagagagagagagagaaatctCTTGAAATGAaaagttgtttcttttcttttctcctctTTTTTCTTGGGTTGTTTTGATATATATGAGATCAGTTTCCCTTTTTTAGAGGCAAATATAATATACTAAATTCAATGTCTTCATGGCAGTGAGATGGCATCATGATGGATGTTGATGGGTGCTTGTGATTTTCATCAAATATACAGTTTTTACacatatatttacaaatataaacacatatatacacaattttgtttctagtatatcaTTGctaatttcttatttatttatacaCTCCAATATAcagaaatacaaaaattaataaaaaaaaaaaataataaaaaaagaaggaaggaGAGTTGTATGTCAGAGAATATAAaatgttaatattattaatgaaaattttaatgATTATACGAATTAAACTTATTTGTGaattttggtttttatattaatattaaattatgtcaattgagtttttttttttattattattgaactTCTTACGAGTTATGAgagttaaaatatttatgatttttaacCCGGGAAATTTTATTGTTACATCTTGTAAGCCTATATAAAGGCATGTTTAGTTGAATTAAAAATTAATctccaaaattgtgtcattcaCACTCTTCTCTTCTAACAGAGTGGTATCAGAGTCCTGAAACAAATTTAAGAGGAAAAATATGGACAAGGGTGGGATGAATTCACTTTAATTACCGGTGCTTACCAAACTTAATTATTATAGTTGAAATATCAAGATAAAAACTTTAGTAGGAGCACAAGATTTCTGGGAGATCGTGGAGAACAGTTTCCAAGAGGTGGAAGTTAGAGTCGACCTAGCCCAAAAAGAAAGTTGATAAAGATACATTTCAGACCATTTGTGCTGCTAAAACATCAAAGGCAGCATGGGACAAGCTCCAATCAACTCATTGAGGAGCTTATTGTGTTAAAAATGTACAATTACAAACTTTACCTGGTGAGTTTGAAGGAGATGGAGATGATAGTAGAGTATCAACCTAAGTAACGATTGTTGCCAACCAAGTTGAGACAGAAcgacaaagaaagaaaagattttACAAAGCCTAAGTACTAAGTTTGAGATCATTATGCTACGACAATTGATGTGAGACCCAAGTCTCAAAAAGAAAGAGAATCTTGGGCCAATCTGAAGTAATCTCAGGCAAGAAGGaaagtaaattaaaaaacaaaatcctAGTGCATCTCAGGCCTAGGAGCTAACAAGTTTATAAGAGTCTGAAGATGATTAATTCAACCGAAGATTAGTATAAGTAGGAgttttaaacaaaagaaaaggggGGTTATTCTGTAATTTTGTTAAGAAAATACTTTAGAGTTGTGCCACTGAGACCTTCAAGTGAGGAGAAAGACTTTTGGTTTAAAGACATTCAGAGGAAGAAAGGATACGTAGTGCAATGAGTGATTTTCTAACATTAAGATTGATTTTAAGATTCCTTTTGATGTTATGATGATCGGTGATTTATGTATGTTCCATGTTTACATTTATATGTCTTTGAAAAGCATGCTTATAAAGGTGAAGCATATGTTTGGAAGTATGTTTTATGcaattttattgaatatattGATTGAGAATAAATTATTAGTTGGATTCCTATATTGAGCTAGCTAATTATGTGGAAGTAATGGGTCGAGACAACCATGGGATGAAAGAACCACATGACAATCATGGGGTGAAAGAACCACATGACGATGAGAAACTAGCTAATACGTTGAAAGGAGCGTATTGAGTTTAGCGGCTAAGCAACGAGAAGTGAACCAATGAAATCTTAGAAGATGCTGATGATTGTGAAAGGACATCACAGTAGTCTTGAgatggttcatgttcttggtgaTGGAGAGTAGATGACTAATGTATATTATAtgttatgtgatttattgtTTACGAAAATGGTTATTTGAATGTGTTGTATTTCCAAAgaggttttaaaaaattatcacCCACTAAGTAATTGACAGTTTAAGTTTTCTCTTCCCTCGAGTTCAGACGTTGAGGCCAAGTTTGGATCAAAGAAGGCAAACGATCTAGGTCGTAAAGGTTGAAGAGGCTGTAAAGACGCTTAACATTCTTTGTTAAGATCTTGTATTAAGAAAGTTTGTTTCCTATACAGTTATAGAACACTTAACTATAAGTTAATATAGAAATGGTCGGTGTTATTATAGGTTGTTGTGTTTATATGCTGCTTAAGTTTGTTTTAAAATTGCTTAGTTGTTTATGATAAAAGGTTATAATCACGTCGCGTCCGCACAGTAAGATTGCAGAGAGAGGCGCGTGACAAAAGATCTTGAGACCATGACGATTAAACAATTTATAGGCTTATTACAAGTGTATGAtcaagagaaaaagaaaagaaaaatggatcAAAGAAGAACAACGAACAACTTCTCAAACTCAAACTCAAGGAGGAGAATAGTCGTAGATGTGGAAGAGGTCGCGGTGGTTGAGGCCATGGTGGTAGAGGTGAAACCAACATCgacatttctcaaaattcaaATGAATCCACAAGAGGAAGAGGAGGTCAAAATCGTAGAAGACGTGGAGGAAGAACTTAGAGAGCTAGACAAAATCAGGTAAAATATTATAATTGTAATAAAATTTGGACACAATGCAAAATAGCATTACTCGTCTGATACAATCCTTTGAATTGAAAGATAATTATTAGTCGAGATGTTGTTTTTTTATGAAGAATCTTCTTGGGATTGGAATATATAGGAGGAGTATGACTTTATTCCATActttgaagatgaaaatgaacTAACCAGAAATGAAATGGATGAAATAACTTTGCCCATCCCAGTATCATCTCAGTTAATTGATCAGGTTTCAGCTTAAGGTTCCACATCGCCTAATGAAATGGAGGCACTTTCCAGCAATGTAGAAAACAAAATTGACCCAAGAGGAACCCGAAGTCTACAAGAACTTATGAGGcaagcaaaaataaaaatgaacatAAACTACTATCTTTTTGGTGATTGTGAGCCGATTAGTTTCCAAGATGTGATTGCAAATAAAAAATGGATGGATGCAATGGATGAAGAAATTCGAGCTATGGAGAAAAATGACACATGGGAGTTGACCTCCGGAAGGACAAAAACCAATCGGAGTGATGTGGATATACAAGACAAAGAGAAAGGCCAACGGTGATGCTGAGAGGTACAAGGCGACACCGGTAGTGAAAGGGTATAATCAACGACATGCATATTATTAATGAGAATTTAAAGGTTTTTAGGAATTAGATTGATTTGTGACTTTTGGTTTTTATATTAAATTGTGTCCATTGAATTTTTTTTGGGAGTTCTTAGAAGTTATGAgagttaaaatatttacggtttcTCAACCATTGAAATTCCATTGTTACATGTTGTAAGCCTATATAAAGCCACATTTAGTTGAATAAAAAATTACTTTCTCCATACGTGTGTCGTCCACATTCTTTCTCTTCTAACATGGTAATTGTCCCTCTTTTCTGGTAGAAGGTAATAAATGTCTTATATAACACTATTCATCTCAAATTTATTCATcctatgttatatatatatgagcTTATGCTTTTTAAGAGAGAGTTTTCTCTCTATATTTTTTTCAACGAAAATTCAATACTATTTATACTTAAATGAATTTTGGAAACtagaaaaattattgtaaatgataaagttattaaaaatgtttacaaagtaaaacaaaatttaaaattctatccctgatagacatggatagaagTGAATAGAATAAgaaactttgctatatttataaatattttgattttttttaatttaaaaaatgcaCATCATAAATTTGTCaattttaaaatgtgtttaaTATACAGgttcttaaatttttaattttgcatGTCTTaactaattaatatataaatcttttTTAAAGTTTAGGTATCGAgtagatacaaaattaaaaatgtatagTTCAAaattatatcttatatatataattactttCTTAAAACTCTTCTCGGTATATCACAAATCTATTAGATATATAAGTGAAAGttcaaaattttgttaaataCAAAACTAAAAGTTAGAGACTCTGTTAAACACTTCTAAAAGTTTAGATGTCAAATTGGTTAACAAACCTCAAAGCTTGAGGTATTATTATAGGGATCACGTataaaatttatcaaagaataaatttcaacttttaaaagttaaaatttaacatttttcaaACAATACATgtcatatttacaatttaatctCGAATTTATAATTGGTTTGAGGCCTTGTTAAAAAGTATATAATGGATCTAGTAGTGAGTATAGCTCCCCATTTGCAGAGAATTTTTGTTTCATCATAGTCGCAGAGCCATATCTGAGTCTGTATTATGTAGACAGACAGAGTAATAAAACACCGTACATATAATAATACAATTAATTGAAAAGCAATAATAGTAGCAGTCTCAAGAACACAGTCCCATGCATGGCAATGTTGCATAATATTATGTAACTCTAAACCCTATAATCCTATATGTATTGATTACCTTCTgctctcatatatatatatccgaACCACAAGTTTGAACCCTCATTTATTATATGTATGCCGTGTTAGAGGGAGCAGCAGCATGAAACCTCATCAGACACCCTGCAAAAATCACCTTACCTTTGTCTCTTCATTCTCATGTATTGTCCCTTTTTTCAACCAAATACCATGATTTTAATATCTTATATACTTTCTTCGTAACACTCAAATATTGTAGTACAAATAGGTTGGTTTGTGATGTAAGTTGGTCTAAACATTTACAGATTATTCGAAGGAAAAATCATATAATTGGTGAGACCCTCGTAAAGTATCGAATTATTGCAATGTTAGATGTGAGCTAGGTGTAGTTTGCTAACAAATTTTGTATTTCGTGGTCATATTAGAGGTCACATTTTGACAAACCTTTGCCTATTATATATTAGGTAATGATGAGATGAGTGAGGTTTGTTGGGCTCTTGTGCATGTTTAATCAAATATGAGCATCGTGTTGCTAGCCACTTTAAtaatgattgttttttttttttttttgtgtgtgctTTAATTAAAGAGCTAAACAAACACCATATATAAGAAACTAATTAATAATTAACAAGTTGTGTTGTTTGTTTTATgggttatttttattattttgaatttgggTTTGTAATTATTAGTTGTAAGAAATTTGTGTGGAAAttaaaggattatgataatgATATTGAGAAGTAGAGAAAGTACGTTTTGCTCAAAAACTGGAAAGATACCTTTCATGCCAGTTTTGAATAACTCTATAAACTTTTGACCTTTAACGGTTGCTGCCTCTTTTGTCTTCTACCCCTTTGGATCTTATACAATGATGCCTTTCGGCTTGGACAACcccattttctctctctctctttcacaTTTTTCTTATTCACTATTAGGCATTCTCTTCTCTTCTAGTTCACTCTCTCTGTTACTTTGTGTTGAATCTTTAGAGGAATAGatcatcaaaataataataataataaaaaaaatttatgggATTCAAACACCGTAAAAACAGTCTGACTTTGATTTACTAAAGGTgtttaaatagtttaaattttaatatgtaAATTCTGTTTTGTCATCTCTACTTTGAGAGTGAGAATAAATGAGAGAATTGATCTTGTGTGAATGTAACATTTATCCCACAATGTTTTTATAGTCGGTGATTTTTATTCTCCAGTTTTGAACTTTTCTTGCCTCTCTCAGTCTTGCtttattttaacttttcttatatttttctgCTTTGTGAATTCAATTGTAGTGATGTTAACTTTTCCAACAACTTAACACCATGATATGGTCATATTTCTACATTTATATGGATTCATATCCACATTAAGAATGAGGGaatattttcattatattacaaaagaaatctttcaaacaaaaaattaagCAGCAAAGTGTTATTAATTTGTGAATAATATTAATGTAACTAATAaacattatttttcaaaaaataatgtAAACAATATGAGCAATTTAACTTGTTTAAAAAAGTATTCCCAAGTCGAGCATTCCAAGAGGATAAGTTTAGAGTTCCAAAGAAAGTAATTAATTCTGAGTTGATCGTTGGTGATGTGTTGAGTTCTAATTGGTTGCATGACCCGGCAAACAAGTGGATTAATACGTGTAAAGTTTTAATTCGGAACTGGCTGGTAAAGAGAGGGACCACTCAAAAGAATTAATATAAATAGGAGCAAAGGCATCAAGAGGATTGTTGTTACTCAGAAAAGTTGTCGAGAAAGTGCTAAGAGCTAAGTTAGTTGTTGCTGGAAAAGGCTaggagagaagagaagagagcTAGGTGCCTTGGAAAGAAGGAAATCGAGTGTTTTCGTGAGTGACCTTCATAAGCAAAATAAGTATTTCATGAGTGATTTTATAAGTATCTGTGAATGattttttgaaagaaattaATTTGAATGTATTCCAATTTGAGTATGTGGTTAAATGTATAATGTGTTATGTATATCTACTTATTTGTTGTTGTATCGATATGGATGTTgatatttgaaaagagaaaactgTTGATTTATATATGATGATTGTGATGCTTGGTTATtagtaaaccattagtcttattcTTATCAAGTGAGCAGTTGTTATGTGGTGTGCACATAATGTGTAAAGGCATTGTGTGGACAACTTTAAGCAATGAGAGAAAGAGGAATTAGAAAAATTTCCAAACACTGGGAATGGAGTGAACATCACAATAGTCTACATACAGGATACTGGCAAGAGTAAATCACAGTAATCTTGGCTTAGGGAACGATTCATGTTCTCGGTAGAAAAGATTAAGAAGCTAATATGTGATTTTTGGGGTTTGAATGTACGGCAAAACGTACAACGTGCTTCAAATCGTTTGAAACCTTCTTCAAACCCATCAAACGTTCGAACCCTTCAAACTTTCAACAAGCATCAATGGTGACTGCAAACAGATGTTCCTTCAAATAAACATTCGGAGAGCATCAATGAAAGagcatcttcttcttctttcaaataAACGTTCAACGAAAGATTATTAACAGtcgtcttcttctttctttcaaaCATACATTTGCCAAGCATCAGCAGTGACTGCAATATATTAATGgaatatattaaatatagaTTATGGACatgttgaaaataaatatataaagatacggtttaaaataataaaaaggaaaaagataaataaatattgAAGACTGATTCAAATAACgtgattatttaaattaatgttttttaatttattttctgttAAGCCCTTTACGCAACGGAAGAATTAATAGAGaccataactcaatttaattgaaacctaaaaaatactaatacattgacaaattaaattacaaaattctataactaagcatgctttcaagaaaaatacagagaagaagaacttacgctcgttgacgactctgaatctaccaatcaccaatttgggcaccaccacttggaaaccttcctattctcttattgagatggtttgtgagAATCAAAATTGGATTGAGAAAATTTTTacagagagaaaaaaaatttctagAGAGAATGCGATGATGTTTCAAAAATCACAGAACTCCTTCTGTTTTGTTATGTAAagaattccctcttcttcagatgGAAGAAGTGAGAAattagagagaataaatgggaacatgagaaaaccacccacgttccctattaacttaataattattaaatgaatatatattaaactaattaattaatttaattaaataattaattaatttaataatgaattaaatcatatttaattaatattttcatttaaatcatatttaaatgatatCTCTCGCAtgacctataattttaatttcattaatttaattaaatcaaattaaattaaactattaattaattctctaattaattaatttctaaattaaatatcttatatttaatttaatccaaaatttgaatcatattcaaatatagaTTTCTCTCaaaacctatagttttaatatgatcacatacaaattaaattttaacctatagttttaatatgaatctaattcacattaaattaatatttgaactcattcaaatattttattctctcgtaatataattttgaatcatatccaaaattaaatttatataataaagtctaattaaaatataaactttatattataatatatcaacatacattatattaatttccaaagtaaatttgaacatttcaaattacaaccaatataaaatCTCATTattctttatgagctaggaaggggacctaatggacctatagatcaaaagctacaacgatatgagattaattggctaaactcattaactgtatgtacactccactaaagactcacagctgaactcttctcaccgTAGAtgtatttctgtgtccacggatatagaccaataccagtaagttagtccttcacaagtgttcgtaaaacCAACTGAGTCAAATCACCATTTTACCCCttggttacttctagtccttaaatatcagtgttcctctaatgaacaacctgtttatagtccaaccactaaacagaaacccctctcatgCCACAGAGAGGGTaaggccctttgttcaagtcccagagacactatttaagggaacacttatgtacttaccctaaaggtgggcaGGAGTGAATTCAAtattgtgtgattatgtttccagctccccactcggtcttgtccttaaaatgataagcatattgagtcgaaaATCTGATCAcactcacccgtacaaatcaaaggataatccttcgcaaacaggagttcataatacactcaggattaagactaagttacctaggtcatcctaatgaaatagaaacccaactagttaacagagttacattTACTGATTACTACttcgtggtccggtcttatgaaaactcattgcataggataccctcactcgcatatcgcatacatgaatgcattggataaatgtgtttgtatcaaatacaaaatgagctgtatccatagtgttaacagaataaggtacccaaccttaaccctatactatagaccctttaagctgatcttgaacattgatccccgtatgtctctacatattgttcaagactcatcaaacagcttaggatgttagtttattggatttaggttattaagacaaaactaataatataatcaataacacttattgaaattataataataaaacactttattaataacagtcaattgattatatttactatctacgtgtttcaggacataaaacccaacagtaAGAACgtggtttttatttttagtaagtATCAGTTTTTTGTAAGCCTTTAATAAGACattttaattgattattcaGACATGGAAAAGAAGGTAGTTTTCTTGTCTGACCTGTTGAATTTTAGATTTTGTATCCATAAGGTGTAAAATTTCTCCAACAATTTTGGTATCATAGCAAGGTTCGAGAGAGTGAGTTGAGCGTAAAACACAGTGAGAAAAGATGGGCAGCAATGGCAATGTTATGGGTACAGCACAACCACTCATTTCAATCTTCAAAAGAGAAGGCTACGAGTTTTGGAGTATTCGTATGAAGACTCTTCTCAGATCTCAAGACTTATGGGACTTAGTAGAACAAGGATATGTGGATCCTGATGACGAAAGCAAGCTGTGGGAGAATAGGAAGAAAGACTCGAAGGCGTTGGTGATTATTCAACAAGCAGTCCATGACAGTGTTTTTTCGCAGATTGCTGCATCAACATCGTCAAAACAAGCATGGCTGATTTTGCAAAAGGCATTTCAAGGAGATTCAAGAGTACTTGTGGTTAAATTTGAATCACTTAGACGAGACTTTGAAACCTTGATGATGAAATTTGGAGAATCAATTACTGATATTTTGTC
Encoded proteins:
- the LOC103491891 gene encoding dof zinc finger protein DOF5.7; the encoded protein is MKNSLEEEIRQKSSTGRRKENKNGDNCEEELLGGIKCPRCDSTNTKFCYYNNYSLTQPRHFCKTCRRYWTKGGALRNVPIGGGCRKTKKLKSSSSSSSSAKFFTGIIPPPPVPPPSVDFGGIGGGGGSCLSLASSIESLSSLNQDLHWKLQQQRLAMILGDNEQQQQQPQNKVQNHNFFQPILFHNLHHQDSPTTSTTITTTTTTDQWSFPTQLSAPNNGASRTIDDVRGGWNNNNSNDDHNIGVEGWEDLHHFTAFP